In Betaproteobacteria bacterium, the following proteins share a genomic window:
- the mreD gene encoding rod shape-determining protein MreD: MRPADLTPVARDFMKVPAGPGLILASFVAAYLFNSLPWAGWALLARPDLVLVVLLFWVIHQPGSVGQGLAFAIGLAMDVGDSTLLGQHALAYVVATYGAQVLRVRVLAFPILEQTLHVLGLFAGATIVIVVLNLLLAAPPPGLAMALSPLLASVAWGPLTWILYLPWLRRMRGESSA, encoded by the coding sequence ATGAGACCGGCCGATCTCACGCCAGTCGCACGTGACTTCATGAAGGTTCCGGCGGGACCGGGGCTCATTCTGGCCTCGTTCGTCGCCGCCTACCTCTTCAACTCGCTGCCCTGGGCGGGGTGGGCATTGCTCGCGCGGCCGGACCTCGTGCTGGTCGTCCTCCTGTTCTGGGTCATCCACCAACCCGGATCGGTCGGCCAGGGACTGGCTTTCGCCATTGGCCTCGCCATGGACGTGGGCGACTCGACGCTCCTGGGCCAGCACGCGCTCGCTTACGTCGTCGCCACCTACGGCGCGCAGGTGCTGCGCGTGCGCGTGCTTGCGTTTCCGATCCTCGAGCAGACGCTGCACGTGCTCGGCCTCTTCGCCGGGGCGACGATCGTGATCGTGGTGCTCAACCTCCTCCTGGCCGCCCCGCCACCGGGGCTCGCCATGGCGCTATCGCCGCTCCTCGCCTCGGTCGCGTGGGGACCGCTCACCTGGATCCTCTACCTGCCCTGGCTGCGCCGCATGCGCGGGGAGTCGTCCGCATGA